One Bombus pascuorum chromosome 4, iyBomPasc1.1, whole genome shotgun sequence DNA segment encodes these proteins:
- the LOC132906525 gene encoding uncharacterized protein LOC132906525 isoform X1, with protein sequence MQNWNQWQLSAGAVATPMPQPPVGYAVPGTDPTAMMQAYMQYYNQPAPSGYTAEQWAAAQQQNWAQWQQWQQQYQQWQAQYGEKYQETMKHMSAQNMSLANQVSQLPIVQPPPPLPKEDTKPPLPPNNMNTYQFTSMPPPHQNNLPLFPVKQNANTPMQQTNIQNCPQNPPLPPNQPPLPPENNNSSKENNSLNGKRSNSIGSESNSVKKLKIEDEELTEAEKTFDAQFKQWEEQFNKWKQQNANHPDKTQYKQYEAKWTSWREKLIERREQMRRKREQQKQTIVKVDVEKNKGSSGDDKILNILSSTENQGLINNLLGIGKTLGLTAKQSINVPPPPPPPPATETVASNIQTATSSQVSQSSTTQLPVMNMMSSNMTSSPWNSQQWTAQYNAGVNVSNFSNFQAMTGVPPPPFNMPPTQMPPPNFTQPPPNFPAIPNFSQPPPGFVSNDSRQNHNVRPPVPPNMQGRPPSFGMNTGKGPDNNLIHNERQNQPGSMNNFDSVGHQGNFGINDAGHQKEGIPAERFGPDSINDQQSNQFRNDMFGQRNENYKLNDERVSETEQFRREDRNYQEHGNNQFNQQKMNFNNERFASGNDRFGPGNNRFGPTNDRFGPGNERFGMTNDRFGPGDNRFVVGNDRFGPGGDRVGQGTEPVNDRFGTNNNRFGPNNEPYGPGGDRFNRNSMDRFDQKDVVDNRRDSFLNVSRGFSRNNQFEPPDKFAPELKKLMEKRRAAMDVFKPSYFDSDKSSSVSSLSESFKKITGESPFMKSAGNQNLGPRGSSNFGPGAPGNYRIPGDFKLHGNPDFGPRALLGIVRNNSFDSRDSFKGSNSSSQQMQDLMHTEPRSEMVNIGNDTNVKNEVKNESTTAVEQIAVNNSKSTEQNVDNAQKDSSENYSIQKDIPLLEKPPWVNAQLPEDSLLQKDSTKEEEIPSTNYSSEQDPQNAFKEQTEAKQELSNNDSENTEKKPEVLPFMGENDLKPEDLNMEPPPELPNLGPVLTDTNEPTDSVQRTDEPYDGKESSLKSFVSNTESFEPRGPFDSTFGPRGMPFRPSTPFLSPRGPNNVRFPMFDPPFNSSDPNPYSLGPRGPNDVQFGPRALNDGQFDPRGPSDGQFGPRASNNAQFGPRGLGDGQYGPRGTGDGQYGPRGTGDGQYGPRGTGDGQFGSRAPNDGQFGQRVPNDAQFGPRGPNDGQFGPRSVNDGMFGPRGPNDGLFGTRGPVENQFGLRAPNNAQFGPRSSNIGQFGPRYDAQLSLSRPNDGQFGPRATNDGQFGPHGPNNRPFDNRAPCDQFMPRGLNEGQPRFSGLNDRLFGSRRNDPPYQRSPGGSKGANDGQFPNRFNEKQFDNSTDGCFGSQSSNDAYFGPRGPIGSSNDTSFLSRGQPDRSFDNRQLDVRGIGELRSKGPIDNNSGSKIQGTSEISGDGGVFTNNEQISIDESMQQRQFDSNDAQNSVWRQPYSKNSFGDVDQRSGRGYLDKSMLPQNESFNQSIANDIERRSPKNGNKCNVPDKRSERNINDITVSDYKTGYTESSSGSDYTKFDNSNIYVKRPMDNRQSQVRCSAVKEFCIEKQFNYNHSGASSDKKFIEHIPAKVIDYAHTSRSSNQDHLTPVQCFDYGHGNLKPLVPEHEVYPKKDFRNWEENEQNLKDYTEKIRRYERYANKTESRHPRDYKQRRNSEEFIDDRKPERERREKEDYKAKERDDRIFDHTSDKDQDNRYDKSPIKERTRERCEPSQKETTKENDKDEDRSKGNINWQENSNKNVIDTKPSETSVTDAQHNVLESTPKTLELAKTPNCTMVDDLLCPPGRQNRPPKIAIILRGPPGSGKSFVAKLIKDKEVEQGGSAPRILSLDDYFLVEKEIESTDDNGKKVTVKEMVYEYEEAMEQSYITSLVKAFKKNIIDGFFNFIILDCINEKISDYEEMWSFAKTKGFKVYVCEMEMDLQICLKRNIHNRTEDEINRIIDYFEPTPSYHQKLDVNSMLQEQAIEEVHMEDTEETQEKSPQQNEDSQDSQDDIQDTIGVSKWERMEAEDKLDRLDGLAKKKNEGKVQTMKDFLQVPDYYNMEDTSGKKRVRWADLEERKEQEKMRAVGFVVGHTNWDRMMDPTKGGSALTRTKFFSLS encoded by the exons atgcaaaattggAACCAATGGCAATTGTCAGCTGGTGCTGTTGCTACTCCAATGCCACAACCACCAGTTGGTTATGCTGTACCAGGAACAGATCCTACAGCTATGATGCAGGCATACATGCAGTATTATAATCAACCA GCACCTAGTGGGTACACAGCTGAACAATGGGCTGCAGCTCAACAACAAAACTGGGCTCAGTGGCAGCAATGGCAGCAACAATATCAGCAATGGCAAGCACAGTATGGGGAGAAG TACCAAGAAACAATGAAACACATGTCAGCCCAGAACATGAGCTTAGCTAATCAGGTGTCACAGTTACCAATCGTACAACCTCCACCACCTCTTCCAAAGGAGGATACAAAACCGCCATTACCTCCTAATAATATGAACACATATCAATTTACAAGCATGCCTCCTCCACATCAAAACAATCTTCCATTATTTCCCGTCAAACAAAACGCGAATACACCAATGCAacaaacaaatatacaaaactgTCCTCAAAACCCCCCTTTACCTCCAAATCAGCCACCATTACCTCCTGAAAATAACAATAGtagtaaagaaaataatagtttaaatgGTAAACGCAGTAATAGTATCGGTAGTGAATCTAATAGtgttaaaaagttgaaaatcgAAGATGAAGAACTAACTGAAGCCGAGAAAACATTTGACGCTCAGTTTAAACAGTGGGAGGAGCAGTTTAATAAGTGGAAACAACAAAATGCTAATCATCCAGACAAG acCCAGTATAAACAATATGAAGCTAAATGGACATCCTGGCGAGAGAAGCTTATCGAACGACGTGAACAAATGCGTAGGAAACGCGAGCAACAAAAGCAAACTATTGTTAAAGTAGATGTTGAAAAGAATAAAGGCTCGTCTGGTGATGATAAGATACTGAACATTCTATCCAGTACAGAAAATCAAGGATTAATCAACAATTTATTGGGTATTGGAAAAACTCTTGGCTTAACTGCAAAGCAGAGTATTAACGTACCTCCAccgccaccaccgccaccAGCAACAGAAACAGTAGCGTCTAACATTCAAACAGCAACTTCCTCTCAAGTATCACAGTCGTCGACAACTCAGCTACCAGTCATGAACATGATGTCTTCTAATATGACTTCGTCACCTTGGAATTCTCAACAATGGACAGCACAGTATAATGCAGGCGTGAACGTATCGAACTTCTCTAACTTCCAAGCTATGACTGGAGTACCTCCACCTCCATTCAATATGCCACCAACTCAAATGCCTCCACCAAACTTTACACAACCGCCGCCGAATTTTCCAGCTATACCAAACTTTTCACAACCACCGCCGGGATTTGTTAGCAATGACTCACGACAGAATCACAACGTACGACCGCCAGTTCCACCCAACATGCAAGGAAGACCTCCTTCATTCGGAATGAATACCGGTAAAGGTCCAGATAATAATTTGATACACAACGAACGTCAAAATCAACCTGGTTCTATGAACAACTTTGACTCAGTAGGTCATCAGGGTAATTTCGGTATAAATGATGCTGGGCATCAAAAGGAAGGCATACCAGCAGAACGTTTTGGTCCAGATAGTATAAATGATCAACAAAGTAATCAATTTCGCAATGATATGTTTGGtcaacgaaatgaaaattataaattaaatgatgAACGAGTATCTGAAACCGAACAATTTAGAAGAGAAGATAGGAACTATCAAGAACACGGAAATAATCAGTTCAATCAACAGAAAATGAACTTTAACAACGAGAGATTTGCTTCTGGAAACGATCGGTTTGGGCCAGGAAACAATCGGTTCGGTCCAACGAACGATAGATTCGGACCTGGAAACGAGCGGTTTGGGATGACAAATGATCGATTTGGACCTGGAGATAACAGATTCGTCGTTGGAAATGATAGATTTGGACCAGGAGGTGACAGGGTAGGACAAGGAACTGAACCTGTTAATGATCGTTTTGGAACAAACAATAATCGATTTGGTCCAAATAATGAACCTTATGGTCCTGGGGGTGATAGGTTTAATAGGAATAGTATGGATCGTTTTGACCAAAAAGACGTAGTAGATAATAGACGTGATAGTTTTCTAAATGTTTCAAGAGGTTTCAGTAGGAATAATCAATTTGAACCACCAGATAAATTTGCACCAGAACTAAAGAAGCTTATGGAAAAAAGGAGAGCTGCGATGGACGTATTCAAACCAAGTTATTTTGATTCTGATAAAAGTAGCAGCGTTAGTTCACTGAGTGAAAGCTTTAAGAAGATTACAGGTGAGTCTCCATTCATGAAATCTGCTGGAAACCAAAATTTGGGACCTCGTGGATCTTCTAACTTTGGACCAGGCGCACCTGGTAATTACAGAATACCTGGAGATTTTAAGCTTCATGGAAATCCTGACTTTGGACCGCGTGCTCTTCTAGGAATTGTACGCAACAATTCGTTCGATTCGCGGGATTCATTCAAAGGATCGAATTCTAGTTCACAACAAATGCAAGATCTTATGCATACCGAACCTAGATCGGAAATGGTGAATATTGGAAACGACACGAATGTGAAGAACGAGGTTAAAAATGAATCTACTACTGCAGTAGAACAAATTGCGGTAAATAATTCGAAATCGACTGAACAAAACGTCGATAATGCACAAAAAGACAGTTCTGAGAATTATTCAATACAGAAAGACATTCCATTATTAGAAAAACCACCTTGGGTTAACGCTCAACTTCCTGAAGATAGCTTATTGCAGAAGGATAGTACtaaggaagaagaaattcCGTCTACAAACTATAGCTCAGAACAGGATCCACAGAATGCCTTCAAAGAACAAACAGAGGCAAAGCAAGAACTATCTAATAATGATAGTGAAAATACCGAGAAAAAACCTGAAGTGTTACCTTTTATGGGAGAAAATGATCTAAAACCTGAAGATTTAAATATGGAGCCACCGCCTGAATTACCCAATTTAGGTCCTGTTCTTACAGACACTAATGAACCTACTGATTCTGTACAAAGAACAGATGAACCATATGATGGAAAAGAGTCTTCCTTGAAATCGTTTGTAAGTAACACTGAATCTTTTGAACCAAGAGGACCGTTTGATTCTACATTTGGTCCAAGGGGAATGCCATTTAGACCAAGTACACCTTTTTTGAGTCCTAGAGGTCCTAACAATGTAAGATTTCCTATGTTTGATCCACCATTTAATTCTTCTGATCCAAATCCGTACTCATTAGGTCCTCGTGGACCCAATGATGTACAATTTGGTCCAAGAGCTTTGAATGATGGGCAGTTTGACCCAAGAGGCCCGAGCGATGGACAGTTTGGTCCAAGAGCTTCGAATAATGCGCAATTTGGTCCTCGAGGTCTTGGTGATGGACAATATGGCCCTCGAGGTACTGGTGATGGACAATACGGTCCTCGAGGTACTGGTGATGGACAATATGGCCCTCGAGGTACTGGTGATGGACAATTTGGTTCAAGAGCTCCCAATGATGGGCAGTTCGGTCAACGGGTTCCAAACGATGCACAATTTGGCCCAAGGGGACCTAATGATGGACAATTTGGCCCTAGAAGTGTCAATGATGGAATGTTTGGACCAAGAGGTCCTAATGATGGACTATTTGGGACGAGAGGTCCCGTTGAAAATCAATTCGGATTAAGAGCTCCTAATAATGCACAGTTTGGACCTAGATCTTCGAATATTGGACAATTTGGCCCCAGATATGATGCTCAGTTAAGTTTAAGCAGACCTAATGATGGACAATTCGGTCCTAGAGCGACAAACGATGGTCAATTCGGGCCCCACGGGCCTAATAATAGACCATTTGATAATCGAGCTCCTTGCGATCAGTTTATGCCCAGAGGACTTAACGAAGGACAGCCAAGATTTTCAGGACTCAACGATAGACTTTTTGGTTCACGACGCAATGATCCACCTTATCAACGAAGTCCAGGTGGTTCGAAAGGTGCAAACGACGGCCAATTTCCAAATAGATTTAATGAGAAACAATTTGATAATTCTACTGATGGATGCTTTGGTTCACAGAGTTCTAATGATGCATATTTTGGTCCACGAGGTCCAATAGGTAGCTCAAATGACACTTCTTTCTTATCTCGAGGTCAACCTGACAGATCTTTTGATAACCGACAACTTGATGTCAGAGGAATTGGAGAACTTAGATCAAAAGGACcaattgataataattctgGTTCCAAGATACAGGGTACTTCAGAAATAAGTGGTGATGGTGGAGTATTCACTAATAATGAGCAAATATCAATTGATGAAAGTATGCAACAGAGGCAATTCGATTCTAATGATGCACAGAACTCAGTCTGGAGGCAACCATACTCTAAAAACAGCTTCGGAGATGTAGATCAAAGATCTGGAAGAGGCTATCTTGATAAATCCATGTTGCCTCAAAATGAATCATTTAATCAGAGTATAGCGAACGACATCGAACGACGATCTCCTAAGAATGGAAATAAATGTAACGTTCCTGATAAAAGATCAGAGAGAAATATAAACGATATAACGGTGAGTGATTACAAGACTGGATACACAGAATCTTCATCAGGTTCTGATTATACAAAATTCGATAACTCTAATATATACGTGAAACGACCTATGGATAACAGACAAAGCCAAGTTAGGTGTTCAGCTGTGAAAGAATTTTGTATagagaaacaatttaattataatcatagCGGGGCTAGCAGCGACAAGAAATTTATCGAGCATATACCTGCTAAAGTAATAGATTACGCCCACACTTCCCGATCATCGAATCAAGATCACTTAACTCCTGTGCAATGTTTCGACTATGGACATGGCAATTTAAAACCTCTAGTGCCAGAGCATGAAGTGTACCCAAAGAAAGATTTTAGAAATTGGGAGGAGAACGAACagaatttaaaagattatacAGAGAAAATCAGGAGGTACGAACGTTATGCGAACAAAACAGAATCTAGACACCCTCGAGACTacaaacaaagaagaaatagcGAAGAATTCATAGACGATAGAAAACCTGAAAGGGAACGCAGAGAGAAGGAGGACTATAAAGCGAAAGAACGTGATGATAGGATATTTGATCATACGTCTGACAAAGATCAAGATAACCGCTATGATAAGAGTCCCATTAAAG AAAGAACACGGGAAAGATGTGAACCGTCTCAAAAGGAAACGACTAAAGAGAATGACAAAGATGAAGACAG aTCGAAAGGAAATATAAACTGGCAGGAGAATTCAAACAAGAACGTCATAGATACAAAGCCATCAGAGACCAG TGTTACAGATGCTCAGCATAATGTGTTGGAATCTACACCAAAAACTTTGGAATTGGCAAAAACACCGAACTGCACAATGGTGGATGACTTATTATGCCCTCCAGGTCGTCAGAACAGACCACCAAAAATAGCTATAATTTTAAGGGGTCCACCAGGCAGTGGAAAATCTTTTGTGGCAAAACTTATTAAg GATAAGGAAGTTGAACAAGGAGGTTCTGCACCACGAATATTAAGTCTTGATGATTATTTCTTGGTAGAGAAGGAGATAGAATCCACAGATGATAACGGAAAGAAAGTTACGGTTaag GAAATGGTCTATGAGTACGAGGAAGCAATGGAGCAAAGTTACATCACATCTCTTGTTAAAgcttttaaaaagaatattatcgatggtttctttaatttcattatattggATTGTATCAACGAAAAAATATCCGATTATGAAGAAATGTGGAGTTTTGCTAAAACAAAAGGCTTCAAA gtGTATGTTTGTGAGATGGAAATGgatttacaaatttgtttaaaaagaaatattcacaATCGTACagaagatgaaataaatagaattatagatTATTTTGAGCCAACTCCAAGTTATCATCAAAAATTGGATGTTAATTCTATGTTACAGGAACAAGCAATCGAAGaa GTTCATATGGAAGACACTGAAGAAACCCAGGAGAAATCTCCACAACAAAATGAAGATAGTCAAGATAGTCAAGATGATATTCAAGATACTAtt GGGGTTAGCAAGTGGGAACGTATGGAAGCAGAGGACAAATTAG aTCGTTTGGATGGGcttgcaaaaaagaaaaatgaaggaaaGGTGCAAACTATGAAAGATTTCCTTCAAGTTCCTGACTATTATAATATGGAAGATACTTCTGGTAAAAAACGT GTACGTTGGGCAGATTTGGAAGAACGtaaagaacaagaaaaaatGCGCGCTGTAGGATTTGTAGTCGGTCATACAAATTGGGATCGTATGATGGATCCCACAAAAGGAGGAAGCGCCTTAACACGCACAAA GTTTTTCTCACTatcataa